CCATCCCTAAACCGGCCAGCAGATGGGGCCCGACAAATAATTTACCGTTATTAATATAAGTCACCGCCATAGCCCCGATCGTCCCCAACACCATTAAAGCGAGGATGAGGGAGCCAATTTGATAGTGTTTAGTGCGAAAATCCTTGGGCAATAATTGTTTTTTTAGGTCTTTATCTGCTGTCCGCGTCCGTCGCCATTGTAGCCCCGAATAGAGGGCATAGATAGTTAATCCTAATAAAACCCACATGAGAATGGGATGGCCAAATTGTGACCAAGTTTTTACGGCACTGGGAATCTCGAAGTTCATAGTTGTCTGTTCTCATCAAAGATCGCTTCTTAATAAAAATTAACATGAATCGCTCGCGCTTCCTTGTTTTCTGGGTCACTGGACCTGTCATACTAAATTCCGTTTAAAAGCTATAGGAGAGTGAGGTGTGGGGAGAATAAATAAAAATAGTCTCCTGACTAAGCTAAGACGCATTTAACCCGCTTATTCTTAGATTAGCCGAACCTCCCCCAATCCCTTTACTATTGCCTTTTGCCTTTTGCCTCTTGCCTCGTCTCAACAAGCAATTTAAATTACGAACAGCTTATCTTTGTTCAAACCAACGTTTAAATCAACCAAGGTCGATCGCAAATCGCTATGATAGAATATTGGGTCTTTAATTTCCGTCCCCTTCTCCCCTTATGAAACTGCCTGTCGTCGCTATTATCGGTCGTCCCAATGTGGGCAAATCTACCCTCGTCAATCGTATCGCTGGAGATCAACAGGCGATCGTTTTCGATCAACCCGGGATTACCAGAGATCGCACCTATCAACCAGCTTTCTGGTGCGATCGAGATTTTCAAATTGTCGATACAGGAGGGCTAGTTTTTAACGATGACAGCGAATTTCTCCCTTTAATCCGCGAACAGGCTTTAATCGCCCTAGCAGAGGCAAGTGTGGCGATTTTTGTCGTCGATGGCCAGGCAGGAATTACCGCCGGCGATCGAGAAATTGCCGCTTGGTTACGACAGCAAAATGTGCCGATACTTTTGGCAGTCAATAAATGTGAATCGGTGGAACAGGGTATCCTGCAAGCGACGGAATTCTGGGAATTGGCCATCGGTGAACCCTTCCCCATCTCGGCCATTCACGGCTCTGGTACAGGAGAACTACTTGATGCCCTGATTAAATATTTGCCACCCGGGGCGGAAATTCCCGAAAATGAAGAGATTAAAGTGGCAATTATCGGTCGTCCTAACGTGGGTAAATCCAGTCTTCTCAATGCTTTAACCGGACAACAACGGGCGATCGTCAGTCCGATTTCGGGAACCACCAGAGACTCGATCGATACTTTAATTGAACGAGAAGGACAGGTGTATCGGTTAATTGACACCGCTGGCATTCGCCGTAAGAAGAATGTGGACTATGGAGCCGAATTTTTCAGTATTAACCGTGCTTTTAAGGCAATTCGCCGGTCTGACGTGGTGCTATTCGTCATCGATGTGCTAGATGGTGTCACCGAACAGGATTTAAAATTAGCGGGGCGAATCATTGAAGAAGGGCGTGCGGTGGTGCTAGTGGTCAATAAATGGGATGCGGTGGAGAAAGACACCTACACCATCAATACTTATACCAAAATGCTCCAAGATCGGCTGTATTTTATGGATTGGGCAGAAATGATCTTTGTCAGCGCCATGACGGGGCAAAGAGTCACTAAAATCCTCGAATTAGTCGATATTGCCGCCGAATCTCACCGTCGTCGCGTCAGTACCTCGGTAATCAACGATGTGATCGAAGATGCGGTTAAATGGCACAATCCCCCCACCACCAGAGGCGGAAAACAGGGGAAACTATACTATGGCACGCAAGTATCGAGTCAACCCCCCACGATCGCCCTTTTTGTTAACGATCCCCAGCGCTTTAATGATAACTATCGCCGTTACATCGAAGGGCAATTCCGGCAACAGTTAGGCTTTAAAGGAACCCCGATCCGCTTAATCTGGCGCGGCAAACCGGCGCGAGAAGTGGAAAAAACGGTTAATAGAGCCACCAAGGTCTAATTTATGGATTTATTGCGAAGTTTGCCCATCGGTCTTTATCTCGATCAACCGATTACTCGACTACATCAACTAGATGCGCGGGTAAAATTTATCTGGTTAATGGCTTTTTTAGCAGCACCTTTATTGGCTAATCCTTGGTGGCGTTTAGCTTTGGTGGGATTGTTAATGTTTTTAACCCTGCTTGCACCTATTCCCCCCCGCGTCTGGCGGCAACAGATGGGCTGGCTGATATTTTTGGCGATTATCGTCTTTCTGATTACTGCTATCACTCCCGATGGTTTAGCGGTGAGTATTCAGCCGCGTTTACCGGAGGAAGGGCTGAATTTACCGCCAGCAAGTGATTATCAGTATGTTTTATGGGATAGAGGCCGTTTATTTGTTACCCGACGTTCTTTGGAATTAGCAGTGAGAATTAGTACGTTAGTTTTTACTTTGATTTATAGCACTAATCTCTTTTTGTTGACGACGGCCCCGGAAGAAATTACCGAAGGGTTAGAGAATTTAATGAGTCCTTTACGGCGATTTAATGTGCCGGTGACGGAAATTTCTCTGACTCTTACCCTGTCTTTGCGCTTTATTCCTCTGGTTTTAGAAGAAGTGCAAAATCTGGCTAGGGCAGTGCGAACTAGGGCGATCGATTGGCAAAAATTAGGGATTAAAAGAAGTTTAAACGTCTGGTTAACAGTAGTGGAAAAATTACTAGATAATTTGCTTTTGCGTGCGGAACAAATAGCGATCGCTATGGAGGTTCGCGGTTTTACCAGTCCCAATCAGCATCAAGTGCGCTGGCACCAATTACAGTTAAGATGGGCTGATTTTATCGCTTTATTTTTGTTAATTCCCTTTTGGGCAGCCCGATTAGTTTGGGGTGGTTTATAGCAGTTATCAGTTATCAGTTCACTCATTACTGTTCACTGTTCACTGAAAATACTTCCCATTGCCCTTGATTGACTGGGTTTTAGCCTACTTGTGTCTTGAAATACTTCCTTTGCTGTCTGAAATCACACAAGTCCTGATATAAAGACTGTATGATCATAGTCGGAGTAAATTACATTGTGGCGATTGCTTCCCGCCTCTAATCTAGACTGTATCGGGATTTGTCATCGCTAATTGTAATGGTGATCTTTGACAGCCAATGATTTTTTAAGTCTGTTAGCACGCTATGTCTATTCTAAATCAAGAAAATCCTCAGCTAAAAACTCTCAGCCTGTTTCAAAAATACCAAAAAACAGGGGATAATAAGTTATATTATCGGATAAAGGTAGAGGCTAGTACACTGTCTGTCACAACTAAAGAAAAAAGGTATTAGCCTTGCAAATTAGGGCATTCTCAAACCCGACAGGCCCAAGAATAACAATGAAGGGAAAAGGGGTTAACCTTTGCGGTTAACAATTTGGATCTTCTGGTTTCTCTGTGAAAACGAGGTCTATACTGATAGTTTCTTGCTCGGCTCGTCCGAAGTCATCGCCGAACGTCAAAATAGCCCTAAAAGTATTGCCCGATAAGCATTTCACGATTCCCTAAGCAAAAACGATTACACAAAGTCGAGAAGAGCAGCAATTTCCTACTAAAGATAGATATTTAAACACATCAAAAATACTATTTATAAAGGTAAGTTACAGCGTTTCTTATCAGGATGGAGTATGACGGGATTTGGCATTGGGCAAGGCGCATCTAATTTTTGTAAATCCACTAAGTTGGGATTTTTAAAGGGAAACTCCCCGCTAAAATTGGGTGTTAATTCTAATTTTATCACTCAATCCAAGCCTTTGGGCGGTTCTACCTCCCCTAAACCCCCCCCTCCGTGGACGAAGTGCCTCCCCCGAACGCCAGATTAGATCGATTGTATTATTTTTTCCGGGAAATGCTTACAAGCAGTTGTTGATGTGTTTGTAATCATTTCAGGGTCACTGATAATTGCTGATTGTCGATGTTCCTGCAAATCTCCGATGCACCCATTTGGCATCATCTCCAGAGGACTGCTACTGTTCCGACGTTCCCCAAAACTAGAGATTTCCTCCCTAACCATCAAGATAACCGCTATAGCTACAGCAACTAACAACTAAACAACTATGATCAATCCAGATATTCGCCATAGTGCCTATTCACCCTCATTCACGACTAAACAGCATCCGCGAAAAGTAAATCAGCAATTAGAAGTCAGAATTCGGCAAAACAATCAGGAGTTAGCAGCAGCGTTAGAAAAGCTACAATCCTACGCAGAAAAGCAGACTTTAGCTGTAGAAGTGGCAAATGTGGGACTATGGGATTGGGAGCTAACCACTGCCCCAGAATACCCCCCCCTAGACGGGGAAAAACTAGCAGACCTAATCCAGGGCGCTTGTACTCCCTACAAAAAAGAATATATAAGACCCGATGGTAATATAGTTCCCGTGATCATGGGTTACGATTTGGTAGCTACAAAAAGAGGGGAAATGGTGGCGATTCCCCTTAATTTAATCCCTGTTAAAGAGACAGGGCTACAAATACAGAGTTTGAATGCGACTTTGACTAAAATTAGCCAACTTTTAGTCAAAAGAAACCAAGAATTAGAAAGTTTTGCCTATGTGGTTTCCCACGATTTGAAAGCACCTTTACGAGCGATCGCCAATCTTTCCCAGTGGCTAGAAGAAGACTTAGAAGAAAATCTCACCGAAGAGACGCGCCACAATCTGCGGCTACTTCAGCGGCGAGTTTATCGTCTCAAAACCATGATTGAAGGTTTGTTAGACTATTCTCGCATCGGTTTAAATTCTCTACCAGAAGAAACGGTAAACCTGACAGAATTAATCGAGGAAATTATCGCAAGTTTAGCAGTACCTCCTGATTTTACTATCGAAGTCAAGTCACCTTTACCAACTCTTGTCACTAAACGTTTATTGTTATCTCAAGTATTTTCTAATCTAATTAGTAACGCCATTAAACACCATCATGACCATCAAGGACACGTTGAAATTCAAGCTATCGATCGAGGTGATTATTACGAGTTTAGCGTCAAAGATGATGGACCAGGTATCGCCACCGAACATCAAGAAAAAATCTTTGAGATTTTCCAGATACTAAATTCGCGAGATCAAAAAGAAAATACAGGGATAGGTCTATCAATTGTCAAAAAAATTCTTGATAATCAAGGAGGGAGAATTTGGATAGAATCCCAAGCAGGTGAAGGGGCAACTTTTTATTTTACTTGGCAGAAAAATACTCCTAGTTAAACCCCAACTAAGTTGATAACCGTGGTTTTTACTCCTCTGTTTTAAGATGGGTTTTGACCCATAATACTAAATCCGCTGAGTATAGGCTACATATCAGGAGAGGCACTCCTGCAAGTGGAGCGACTCTTAAATTATGACAGATGTATTAGCAGCTGCGTGTAAGCATCCCACCGAAAAACTAATGCGCGGGGGGTTTGGGGGCGGCGCCACGCCCCCAACGGGGGGGTTGGGGGGTAGAACCCCCCAAAGGCTTGGATTGAGTGATAAAATCGGAAGTAATACGGCCATCCGTTGAGTATGGGCTACATATCAAGAGAGGCACTAATGCAAAACGGAGAAGCAATAATCAGTTTTTAATAACTGGATTTAGTATAAGCTCTCAGCCAAAACCAGAGGAAAAGTGCCAATTCAAGTCTGAATTGGCGTGTTTTTAAGTCAGAATCAGGACAATTACTGGATAGATGTTGTAATTTCTTTCCAGGTAATTATCTGATCGGGATTTCTTTCATAATCATCAACTTAAAAAGATTTAATCGTGTTTAAAGATTCGGTAACGTGAGCTTTAAAATCTAACATAGAATCAAA
This portion of the Microcystis aeruginosa NIES-2549 genome encodes:
- the der gene encoding ribosome biogenesis GTPase Der, which translates into the protein MKLPVVAIIGRPNVGKSTLVNRIAGDQQAIVFDQPGITRDRTYQPAFWCDRDFQIVDTGGLVFNDDSEFLPLIREQALIALAEASVAIFVVDGQAGITAGDREIAAWLRQQNVPILLAVNKCESVEQGILQATEFWELAIGEPFPISAIHGSGTGELLDALIKYLPPGAEIPENEEIKVAIIGRPNVGKSSLLNALTGQQRAIVSPISGTTRDSIDTLIEREGQVYRLIDTAGIRRKKNVDYGAEFFSINRAFKAIRRSDVVLFVIDVLDGVTEQDLKLAGRIIEEGRAVVLVVNKWDAVEKDTYTINTYTKMLQDRLYFMDWAEMIFVSAMTGQRVTKILELVDIAAESHRRRVSTSVINDVIEDAVKWHNPPTTRGGKQGKLYYGTQVSSQPPTIALFVNDPQRFNDNYRRYIEGQFRQQLGFKGTPIRLIWRGKPAREVEKTVNRATKV
- a CDS encoding energy-coupling factor transporter transmembrane component T family protein: MDLLRSLPIGLYLDQPITRLHQLDARVKFIWLMAFLAAPLLANPWWRLALVGLLMFLTLLAPIPPRVWRQQMGWLIFLAIIVFLITAITPDGLAVSIQPRLPEEGLNLPPASDYQYVLWDRGRLFVTRRSLELAVRISTLVFTLIYSTNLFLLTTAPEEITEGLENLMSPLRRFNVPVTEISLTLTLSLRFIPLVLEEVQNLARAVRTRAIDWQKLGIKRSLNVWLTVVEKLLDNLLLRAEQIAIAMEVRGFTSPNQHQVRWHQLQLRWADFIALFLLIPFWAARLVWGGL
- a CDS encoding sensor histidine kinase; amino-acid sequence: MINPDIRHSAYSPSFTTKQHPRKVNQQLEVRIRQNNQELAAALEKLQSYAEKQTLAVEVANVGLWDWELTTAPEYPPLDGEKLADLIQGACTPYKKEYIRPDGNIVPVIMGYDLVATKRGEMVAIPLNLIPVKETGLQIQSLNATLTKISQLLVKRNQELESFAYVVSHDLKAPLRAIANLSQWLEEDLEENLTEETRHNLRLLQRRVYRLKTMIEGLLDYSRIGLNSLPEETVNLTELIEEIIASLAVPPDFTIEVKSPLPTLVTKRLLLSQVFSNLISNAIKHHHDHQGHVEIQAIDRGDYYEFSVKDDGPGIATEHQEKIFEIFQILNSRDQKENTGIGLSIVKKILDNQGGRIWIESQAGEGATFYFTWQKNTPS
- a CDS encoding DUF4079 domain-containing protein produces the protein MNFEIPSAVKTWSQFGHPILMWVLLGLTIYALYSGLQWRRTRTADKDLKKQLLPKDFRTKHYQIGSLILALMVLGTIGAMAVTYINNGKLFVGPHLLAGLGMVGLISISAALVPLMQKGNELARITHITLNAVILGLFGWQAFTGMDIVQRILSKM